A single Dermacentor albipictus isolate Rhodes 1998 colony chromosome 3, USDA_Dalb.pri_finalv2, whole genome shotgun sequence DNA region contains:
- the LOC135900684 gene encoding uncharacterized protein isoform X3 — MGAVALRGQRPESRPTERRPVGGRDGPPEVAAAGKARWPLGDGVKGLALLGHDAVDDEPPSPARPPPVLVGEQVRNLPKARQPSIMAPAAGEHGLRTQFYGRKSVCKTRKRSSSCDLSTRHHKCIRSGDVVIAGPEDVPCFSSQAILILFPFLILSSSIY; from the exons ATGGGTGCAGTGGCGCTGCGCGGCCAAAGGCCGGAAAGCCGGCCGACGGAGCGCAGGCCCGTCGGTGGCCGGGACGGCCCGCCCGAGGTGGCGGCCGCCGGAAAAGCGCGCTGGCCACTCGGCGACGGCGTCAAGGGTCTCGCGTTGCTCGGTCACGACGCGGTCGACGACGAGCCGCCGTCGCCAGCGCGTCCGCCGCCGGTCCTCGTCGGGGAGCAGGTGCGCAACCTGCCCAAGGCCCGCCAGCCCTCCATCATGGCGCCGGCCGCGGGGGAGCACGGTTTGAGAACGCAATTCT ATGGACGCAAAAGTGT ATGTAAGACTCGGAAACGTTCCTC CAGCTGCGACCTCTCCACCAGGCATCACAAAT GCATCCGTTCCGGAGACGTAGTCATCGCGGGGCCAGAGGATGTTCCGTGTTTTTCTTCTCAAGcaattttaattttatttcctttcttgattCTTTCTTCTTCTATTTATTGA
- the LOC135900684 gene encoding uncharacterized protein isoform X4, with product MGAVALRGQRPESRPTERRPVGGRDGPPEVAAAGKARWPLGDGVKGLALLGHDAVDDEPPSPARPPPVLVGEQVRNLPKARQPSIMAPAAGEHGLRTQFYGRKSVCKTRKRSSCDLSTRHHKCIRSGDVVIAGPEDVPCFSSQAILILFPFLILSSSIY from the exons ATGGGTGCAGTGGCGCTGCGCGGCCAAAGGCCGGAAAGCCGGCCGACGGAGCGCAGGCCCGTCGGTGGCCGGGACGGCCCGCCCGAGGTGGCGGCCGCCGGAAAAGCGCGCTGGCCACTCGGCGACGGCGTCAAGGGTCTCGCGTTGCTCGGTCACGACGCGGTCGACGACGAGCCGCCGTCGCCAGCGCGTCCGCCGCCGGTCCTCGTCGGGGAGCAGGTGCGCAACCTGCCCAAGGCCCGCCAGCCCTCCATCATGGCGCCGGCCGCGGGGGAGCACGGTTTGAGAACGCAATTCT ATGGACGCAAAAGTGT ATGTAAGACTCGGAAACGTTCCTC CTGCGACCTCTCCACCAGGCATCACAAAT GCATCCGTTCCGGAGACGTAGTCATCGCGGGGCCAGAGGATGTTCCGTGTTTTTCTTCTCAAGcaattttaattttatttcctttcttgattCTTTCTTCTTCTATTTATTGA
- the LOC135900684 gene encoding uncharacterized protein isoform X1 translates to MGAVALRGQRPESRPTERRPVGGRDGPPEVAAAGKARWPLGDGVKGLALLGHDAVDDEPPSPARPPPVLVGEQVRNLPKARQPSIMAPAAGEHGLRTQFYGRKSVHFSDSLLTAPDTQYEFACFLLVMAVLLGAILGAVAYYYAISDVRLGNVPPAATSPPGITNASVPET, encoded by the exons ATGGGTGCAGTGGCGCTGCGCGGCCAAAGGCCGGAAAGCCGGCCGACGGAGCGCAGGCCCGTCGGTGGCCGGGACGGCCCGCCCGAGGTGGCGGCCGCCGGAAAAGCGCGCTGGCCACTCGGCGACGGCGTCAAGGGTCTCGCGTTGCTCGGTCACGACGCGGTCGACGACGAGCCGCCGTCGCCAGCGCGTCCGCCGCCGGTCCTCGTCGGGGAGCAGGTGCGCAACCTGCCCAAGGCCCGCCAGCCCTCCATCATGGCGCCGGCCGCGGGGGAGCACGGTTTGAGAACGCAATTCT ATGGACGCAAAAGTGT GCACTTCTCTGATAGCCTGCTGACGGCTCCGGACACGCAGTACGAGTTCGCCTGCTTCCTACTTGTAATGGCGGTTCTCCTCGGCGCCATCCTGGGAGCCGTGGCCTATTACTACGCGATTTCAG ATGTAAGACTCGGAAACGTTCCTC CAGCTGCGACCTCTCCACCAGGCATCACAAAT GCATCCGTTCCGGAGACGTAG
- the LOC135900684 gene encoding uncharacterized protein isoform X2, translated as MGAVALRGQRPESRPTERRPVGGRDGPPEVAAAGKARWPLGDGVKGLALLGHDAVDDEPPSPARPPPVLVGEQVRNLPKARQPSIMAPAAGEHGLRTQFYGRKSVHFSDSLLTAPDTQYEFACFLLVMAVLLGAILGAVAYYYAISDVRLGNVPPATSPPGITNASVPET; from the exons ATGGGTGCAGTGGCGCTGCGCGGCCAAAGGCCGGAAAGCCGGCCGACGGAGCGCAGGCCCGTCGGTGGCCGGGACGGCCCGCCCGAGGTGGCGGCCGCCGGAAAAGCGCGCTGGCCACTCGGCGACGGCGTCAAGGGTCTCGCGTTGCTCGGTCACGACGCGGTCGACGACGAGCCGCCGTCGCCAGCGCGTCCGCCGCCGGTCCTCGTCGGGGAGCAGGTGCGCAACCTGCCCAAGGCCCGCCAGCCCTCCATCATGGCGCCGGCCGCGGGGGAGCACGGTTTGAGAACGCAATTCT ATGGACGCAAAAGTGT GCACTTCTCTGATAGCCTGCTGACGGCTCCGGACACGCAGTACGAGTTCGCCTGCTTCCTACTTGTAATGGCGGTTCTCCTCGGCGCCATCCTGGGAGCCGTGGCCTATTACTACGCGATTTCAG ATGTAAGACTCGGAAACGTTCCTC CTGCGACCTCTCCACCAGGCATCACAAAT GCATCCGTTCCGGAGACGTAG